From one Caldithrix abyssi DSM 13497 genomic stretch:
- a CDS encoding helix-turn-helix domain-containing protein: MTQSELILKHLIRNKGITALEALRLYGCLRLSARIWELRQRGYRIDSQLIELKNGKKVARYMLKNKDKKIKG; this comes from the coding sequence ATGACGCAAAGCGAATTAATTTTAAAACATTTGATAAGAAATAAGGGCATTACGGCGCTGGAGGCGTTACGGCTTTACGGCTGTTTGCGATTAAGCGCGCGCATCTGGGAATTACGGCAAAGAGGCTACCGAATTGATTCGCAATTGATTGAATTAAAGAACGGCAAAAAAGTGGCGCGGTATATGTTAAAGAATAAAGATAAAAAGATAAAAGGTTAA
- a CDS encoding host-nuclease inhibitor Gam family protein, protein MGKARKKVVLKSNLQNWEEVNETLRAIAEKQSYVEAMVNKYNEAEARRRKALDDKINPIKKEIADMELDLSLFCEEHKDEFGKKKSKELSNGIVGFRLGMPKLKTLKGFTWKAVLELIKRSVFKDDYIRTKEEVAKDKIIQDALTKQLDQEVLDTMGVQVVQEETFYYEPRIATENMEKAS, encoded by the coding sequence ATGGGCAAAGCACGGAAAAAGGTTGTTTTAAAAAGCAACCTGCAAAACTGGGAAGAGGTAAACGAAACGCTGCGGGCCATCGCGGAAAAACAGAGCTATGTGGAAGCGATGGTGAATAAATACAACGAGGCGGAAGCGCGGCGGCGTAAGGCTCTGGACGACAAGATCAATCCGATCAAAAAAGAGATTGCGGACATGGAGCTGGATTTAAGCCTGTTTTGCGAAGAGCACAAGGACGAATTTGGCAAAAAGAAGAGCAAAGAATTGAGCAACGGAATTGTGGGCTTTCGGTTGGGCATGCCAAAATTGAAGACCTTAAAAGGCTTTACCTGGAAGGCGGTACTGGAATTGATTAAGCGCAGCGTTTTTAAAGACGATTACATCCGGACCAAGGAAGAAGTGGCAAAAGACAAAATTATTCAGGATGCCTTAACTAAACAACTGGATCAGGAAGTTTTAGACACCATGGGCGTGCAGGTTGTTCAGGAAGAGACATTTTATTACGAGCCGCGTATTGCCACGGAAAATATGGAAAAAGCAAGTTAG
- a CDS encoding AAA family ATPase has translation MREELKRLMEARGWSQSHVARALGISGAALSQWLDGKYKGDVKRINEAVKAFLKREQERLQTPKKLFPFVLTSNAQKVFETARFCHIDGEIGLVIGEAGTGKTTAVKEYARQNPDVILVEADLGYTTRVLFRELHKAVGYDGEGLIHDMFTDVVEKLKDSGRLIIVDEAEHLPYRALELLRRVYDKAGIGILLVGMPRLLTNLRGKRGDYAQLYSRVGIATKLQAVSAVDVQAFTMAVFPESNGIWQEFYKQCQGSVRTLTKLILRTARIAELNHNQVSKSMVQRAAETLII, from the coding sequence ATGAGAGAAGAACTTAAGCGCTTGATGGAAGCGCGGGGCTGGAGCCAGAGCCATGTGGCGCGGGCGCTGGGCATTAGCGGCGCGGCGCTAAGCCAGTGGCTGGACGGCAAGTATAAGGGCGATGTAAAGCGCATTAACGAAGCGGTTAAGGCGTTTTTAAAACGGGAACAAGAGCGCCTACAAACGCCCAAAAAGCTGTTTCCGTTTGTGTTAACGAGCAATGCGCAAAAGGTATTTGAAACGGCGCGTTTTTGCCACATTGACGGCGAAATAGGTCTTGTAATCGGCGAAGCGGGCACGGGCAAGACCACGGCTGTTAAGGAATATGCGCGGCAGAATCCGGACGTGATTTTAGTAGAGGCGGATTTAGGTTATACAACGCGCGTATTGTTCCGGGAACTGCACAAGGCGGTTGGCTACGACGGCGAGGGGTTAATCCATGATATGTTTACGGATGTGGTGGAAAAGCTAAAAGACAGCGGACGGTTGATTATTGTGGATGAGGCGGAACATTTGCCTTACCGGGCGCTGGAGCTTTTGCGGCGCGTTTACGACAAGGCGGGGATCGGCATTTTGCTGGTTGGCATGCCCAGGCTTTTGACCAACCTGCGGGGCAAGCGCGGCGATTACGCGCAGCTTTACAGTCGGGTAGGGATAGCCACAAAATTGCAGGCGGTTAGCGCGGTTGACGTTCAGGCGTTTACGATGGCGGTATTTCCGGAGAGCAACGGGATATGGCAGGAATTTTATAAACAATGCCAGGGCAGCGTTCGGACGCTTACCAAATTGATTTTGCGGACGGCGCGGATTGCTGAGTTGAACCACAACCAGGTCAGTAAAAGTATGGTGCAAAGGGCGGCGGAAACGCTGATCATTTAG
- a CDS encoding Mu transposase C-terminal domain-containing protein, producing the protein MSVNESANLLGITKRAIQKKIKDGQFVTREVTGRGGKRYEIALSSLPVEAQARYWEVKIKDERLKIKDEKDSSLRCAPFRMTVSAKALARHDLLSAYAKYCAGFGRGKIKQAKETFLKLYNEKRYFDQVYNILGPVSYATIERWRKQWEAGGKIPDALEDRYKSPSQSSISAEQSAILISHILSPNKPPLKEAIRLAKEEMRLKGIAFAQSDITFYRYGRKWIAENLPIYTFTRYGGKKLNDELAPFVMRDYSKIEVGDIFVADGHVLNFEIINPFTGKTKRMQLIVFYDMKCGLPMGFEIMPTENTMAISGALRRSILLMGKLLGEDKGFIPRAVYIDNGRAFRGQYFTGVHDFEQTGLKGLYERLGIKTIIAKAYHGQSKTVERFFGAFGEFERRLTTYIGNNIENKPARLLRNEKAHVNAYKALTGGQAPELAAVYHYLYEWILEYAQRPHQDGYFKGYSPLQVFEESAKKLKALPDYESRLIDFEKLHFLMMEERRTTIQRNGIRFNNRFYWNEALYGRREAVVIKYDWMYPEKILVFEPTGEFICEATLPERVHPAAAILGTEADKALLRRQLEAQARLKKETAQVGEVLLNAGVGDKIKDERLKIKDERGKIKEDGQTVIGQLVAAAEKEKEAEPEEPIFVWEFERKAWEEERLKMKDERLKTKKKVI; encoded by the coding sequence TTGAGCGTTAATGAAAGTGCGAACCTTTTAGGCATAACTAAACGAGCAATACAAAAAAAAATAAAGGACGGACAATTTGTCACACGTGAGGTAACCGGGCGCGGCGGTAAGCGGTATGAAATTGCGCTTAGTAGCTTGCCGGTGGAGGCGCAGGCGCGGTATTGGGAAGTGAAGATTAAAGATGAAAGATTAAAGATTAAAGATGAAAAGGATTCTTCATTACGCTGCGCTCCGTTCAGAATGACGGTTAGTGCGAAGGCGCTGGCGCGGCACGATTTGTTGAGCGCTTACGCTAAATATTGCGCCGGGTTTGGACGGGGGAAGATTAAACAAGCCAAAGAGACGTTTTTAAAGCTTTATAATGAAAAGCGCTATTTTGATCAGGTTTACAATATTTTAGGGCCGGTTAGTTATGCAACTATCGAGCGGTGGCGCAAACAGTGGGAGGCCGGTGGTAAAATACCGGACGCTTTAGAAGACCGGTACAAATCGCCCAGCCAGAGTTCTATTAGCGCGGAACAAAGCGCTATTTTGATAAGCCACATTTTAAGCCCTAATAAACCGCCCTTAAAAGAAGCCATTCGCTTAGCAAAAGAAGAGATGCGCCTTAAAGGCATTGCATTTGCGCAAAGCGATATTACGTTTTACCGCTATGGGCGCAAATGGATTGCGGAAAATTTACCCATTTACACCTTTACGCGCTATGGCGGGAAAAAGCTTAACGACGAGCTGGCGCCGTTTGTAATGCGCGATTATTCCAAAATTGAAGTGGGTGACATTTTTGTGGCGGACGGTCATGTTTTGAATTTTGAAATCATTAATCCGTTTACGGGCAAGACAAAGAGGATGCAATTAATTGTTTTTTACGATATGAAATGCGGCTTGCCGATGGGGTTTGAAATTATGCCCACGGAAAACACGATGGCGATAAGCGGAGCGCTGCGGCGGTCTATATTGCTTATGGGCAAATTGCTGGGCGAAGATAAGGGATTTATTCCTCGGGCGGTTTACATCGATAACGGGCGGGCTTTTAGGGGGCAATATTTTACGGGCGTTCACGATTTTGAGCAAACGGGGCTAAAAGGTTTATACGAACGGTTAGGGATAAAAACGATTATCGCCAAAGCTTACCACGGACAGAGCAAAACGGTGGAACGATTTTTTGGCGCGTTTGGCGAATTTGAGCGGCGATTGACCACTTACATCGGCAACAATATTGAGAATAAACCGGCGCGGCTTTTGCGCAATGAAAAGGCGCACGTGAACGCTTATAAGGCGTTAACCGGCGGGCAGGCGCCGGAGCTGGCTGCGGTTTACCATTATTTGTACGAGTGGATTTTAGAATACGCGCAACGGCCGCATCAGGACGGGTATTTTAAGGGATATTCGCCTTTGCAGGTTTTTGAAGAGAGCGCCAAAAAACTAAAAGCCCTGCCGGATTATGAAAGCCGCCTGATTGATTTTGAAAAGCTGCATTTTTTGATGATGGAAGAACGGCGGACCACCATTCAACGCAACGGCATCCGGTTTAACAATCGATTTTACTGGAACGAAGCGCTTTACGGGCGGCGCGAAGCTGTGGTAATTAAATACGATTGGATGTATCCGGAAAAGATATTGGTTTTTGAGCCCACGGGCGAATTTATTTGCGAGGCGACTTTACCGGAGCGCGTGCATCCGGCGGCGGCGATATTGGGCACGGAGGCGGATAAAGCGCTTTTGCGCAGGCAGTTAGAAGCGCAGGCGCGGTTAAAGAAAGAGACGGCGCAGGTGGGCGAGGTTTTGTTGAATGCGGGCGTTGGGGATAAGATTAAAGATGAAAGATTAAAGATTAAAGATGAAAGAGGAAAGATTAAAGAGGATGGGCAGACGGTTATTGGGCAGTTGGTGGCGGCGGCGGAAAAAGAGAAAGAGGCGGAGCCGGAAGAACCGATTTTTGTTTGGGAGTTTGAGCGGAAGGCCTGGGAAGAAGAAAGATTAAAGATGAAAGATGAAAGATTAAAGACGAAAAAAAAAGTGATTTAG
- a CDS encoding phage regulatory CII family protein — protein sequence MSPYTTIKNLLYETIHRGKKPVEQIADEMGISANYLYRAGMPLDGSGVKFPLEYLVPLMRTTRNYNILKHLARLCGFILVREPRFKGFKGDEIDMVDDYQHAATRATHALKLFLSEPTSKNYEKATAALNEVLEQSARAERYCHKKAKGQLELDI from the coding sequence ATGAGTCCTTACACAACCATTAAAAATTTGCTTTACGAAACGATCCACCGCGGGAAAAAGCCGGTGGAACAGATTGCCGACGAGATGGGCATTAGCGCCAATTACCTTTACCGTGCGGGCATGCCCTTAGACGGCAGCGGGGTGAAATTCCCTTTAGAGTACCTGGTGCCGCTGATGCGCACCACCAGAAACTACAACATTTTAAAGCACTTAGCGCGCTTGTGCGGCTTTATTTTAGTGCGGGAACCGCGCTTTAAGGGCTTTAAGGGCGATGAGATTGACATGGTGGACGATTACCAGCACGCGGCGACCAGGGCGACGCACGCCTTAAAGCTGTTCCTTAGCGAGCCCACCTCTAAGAATTACGAAAAGGCCACGGCGGCTTTGAACGAGGTTTTAGAACAAAGCGCGCGGGCCGAGCGCTATTGCCATAAAAAGGCTAAAGGGCAATTGGAGCTTGACATATGA
- a CDS encoding helix-turn-helix transcriptional regulator translates to MMSRKKLQNANIILGRLKKAYNLKKDIELANFLGVKQSTLATWKLRNTIDYDLIIAKCNDINLNWLLTGQGSMFLQPSPPPTVNEHAQAYQAKEQEIERLKQEITNLKAELKKMDQEEEKDTAHLQALQAKIRELELENRELIGQIKILKELLLKKA, encoded by the coding sequence ATGATGTCAAGAAAAAAATTGCAAAATGCAAATATTATTTTAGGAAGACTGAAAAAAGCTTATAACTTAAAAAAAGATATTGAATTAGCTAATTTTCTTGGTGTTAAACAAAGTACTTTAGCAACTTGGAAATTAAGAAATACCATAGATTATGATTTAATTATTGCGAAATGCAATGACATTAATCTTAATTGGCTTCTCACCGGTCAGGGCAGCATGTTCCTGCAGCCGTCGCCGCCGCCTACCGTAAATGAGCACGCCCAGGCGTACCAAGCAAAAGAGCAGGAAATAGAGCGCTTAAAGCAAGAAATAACCAACTTAAAAGCAGAGCTAAAAAAAATGGATCAGGAAGAAGAAAAGGATACAGCTCACTTGCAAGCTCTTCAGGCTAAAATTAGAGAACTTGAGCTTGAGAATAGAGAGCTTATTGGTCAAATAAAAATCCTTAAAGAATTGCTTTTAAAGAAGGCTTAA
- a CDS encoding sensor histidine kinase yields MARVLSNLLQNAIEHAPRYGKVELSVSMGKKALRFSVKDNGPGIPKEAQQLIFEKFVRIGKFEESEDGNIGLGLAIAREIVNKHGGKLWVESAPGRGSEFFFEIPLNLKQET; encoded by the coding sequence CTGGCGCGCGTCCTTTCCAATCTTTTGCAAAACGCCATTGAGCATGCGCCGCGCTATGGTAAAGTTGAACTAAGCGTTTCAATGGGCAAAAAAGCTTTGCGTTTTTCTGTGAAAGATAATGGTCCTGGCATTCCAAAGGAGGCGCAGCAGTTAATCTTTGAAAAATTTGTGCGCATTGGTAAATTTGAAGAGAGCGAAGACGGAAATATCGGACTTGGTCTGGCCATTGCCCGTGAAATTGTCAATAAACATGGTGGCAAGTTGTGGGTCGAAAGCGCGCCAGGCAGAGGCAGCGAATTTTTCTTTGAAATTCCATTAAACCTGAAACAGGAAACTTAA
- a CDS encoding sigma-54-dependent transcriptional regulator: MAKEKPSVLVVDDEANILKTMTICLEEIGLNVTSCQRPQEALQRIVKQSFDLAFVDLKMRPIDGLKVLKEIKTFSPETTVVIITAHGSIESAVEAMKEGAFHYLQKPFDYLELQILAQKALEYHRLRKEVENYRAQLRQLTGTENIITRHKKMLENIQMAKRIAATDLSVLIEGESGTGKELFAQLIYQHSDRRDKPFIKINCAALPDNLLESELFGHVKGAFTGAIKDRKGRFELADGGTIFLDEIGELSPSLQAKLLRVLQQKEFERLGESKSRKVDVRIIAATNKNLEQAMAEGNFRKDLFYRLNTVRIKLPPLREQPEDIMLLVQYFLEQFSEGQKIELAPPVVKAFKSYRWSGNVRELENVIKRAIALAKTNTIELNDLPEEVRFALEKPVRPLSLEEMEKQHIKKVLQIAKDLNEAAEILGIDPATLWRKRKRYDL; the protein is encoded by the coding sequence ATGGCAAAAGAAAAACCCAGCGTTCTGGTAGTGGATGATGAAGCCAATATCCTTAAAACCATGACTATTTGTCTGGAAGAAATTGGTCTGAATGTAACCAGTTGCCAGCGTCCGCAAGAAGCCCTGCAGCGCATTGTGAAACAGTCATTTGACCTGGCGTTTGTAGATTTGAAGATGCGCCCCATCGATGGATTAAAAGTGCTAAAAGAAATCAAAACCTTTTCTCCGGAGACAACCGTGGTCATAATCACCGCTCACGGCTCCATCGAAAGCGCCGTGGAAGCCATGAAAGAAGGCGCTTTCCATTATCTGCAAAAGCCTTTTGATTACCTAGAGTTACAGATTCTGGCACAGAAAGCGCTGGAATACCACCGCTTACGGAAGGAAGTTGAAAATTATCGCGCGCAACTACGGCAACTGACCGGCACCGAAAACATCATTACGCGCCATAAAAAAATGCTTGAGAACATTCAAATGGCTAAACGTATTGCCGCAACCGACCTTTCGGTGTTGATTGAAGGAGAAAGCGGAACCGGCAAAGAGTTGTTCGCCCAACTGATTTATCAGCACAGTGATCGCCGAGACAAACCCTTTATCAAAATCAATTGCGCAGCATTGCCTGACAATTTGCTGGAAAGCGAACTTTTTGGACATGTAAAGGGCGCGTTTACCGGCGCGATTAAAGATCGTAAAGGGCGGTTTGAATTAGCCGATGGGGGCACCATCTTCCTGGATGAAATAGGCGAACTTTCTCCTTCTTTGCAGGCTAAATTGCTGCGCGTTTTGCAGCAAAAAGAATTTGAACGATTAGGCGAGAGTAAAAGCAGAAAAGTCGATGTGCGCATCATTGCCGCTACCAATAAAAATCTGGAACAGGCCATGGCCGAAGGCAACTTTCGCAAGGATTTGTTTTACCGATTGAACACCGTGCGCATCAAACTGCCGCCTTTACGTGAACAACCTGAAGATATCATGCTTTTGGTCCAATATTTTCTGGAACAATTCTCGGAGGGCCAAAAAATTGAACTGGCCCCTCCCGTGGTGAAAGCCTTTAAATCCTACCGCTGGAGCGGCAATGTGCGCGAACTGGAGAACGTTATTAAACGGGCCATAGCGTTGGCTAAAACTAATACCATTGAATTAAACGACCTGCCGGAAGAGGTACGTTTTGCCCTGGAAAAACCGGTCAGACCACTATCACTGGAAGAAATGGAAAAACAACATATTAAAAAGGTTCTGCAAATCGCCAAAGATTTGAATGAAGCCGCAGAAATTTTAGGTATTGATCCCGCCACTTTATGGCGCAAAAGAAAACGTTATGACCTTTAG
- a CDS encoding energy transducer TonB: MMSSNKLKEQYRRVLESAFIVTFIMLIFTFYSFRQFEHKSDLPPIPVFTLEAVDVPITRMPKKQPPPPKPSFPVEAEDDDFLDEVPIDLFEAPDLSLSELPPPPADDEPEIFEYIAVSQKPKPVKQVKPIYPDLARKAGVEGTVVVRILIDTKGNVEKAEIFKSIPMLDEAALAAAKQFKFIPGKQRDKYVKVWMAIPFTFRLK; encoded by the coding sequence ATGATGTCAAGCAACAAACTAAAAGAACAGTATCGCCGTGTTCTGGAATCGGCCTTTATTGTAACTTTTATCATGCTGATTTTTACCTTTTATTCATTCCGACAATTTGAGCATAAGAGCGATCTGCCGCCCATACCGGTATTTACTCTGGAAGCAGTAGATGTTCCGATTACCAGAATGCCCAAAAAGCAACCGCCACCGCCCAAACCTTCCTTTCCCGTGGAGGCAGAGGATGACGATTTTCTGGATGAAGTACCTATAGATTTGTTCGAAGCGCCGGATTTATCGCTAAGCGAACTGCCGCCGCCCCCTGCCGACGATGAACCTGAAATCTTCGAGTATATTGCGGTATCGCAAAAGCCCAAACCGGTCAAACAGGTTAAACCGATCTATCCTGATCTGGCGCGGAAAGCAGGCGTGGAGGGAACGGTTGTAGTGCGTATTTTAATTGACACAAAAGGAAATGTCGAAAAAGCAGAAATTTTTAAGTCCATTCCTATGCTTGATGAAGCTGCGCTTGCGGCGGCGAAACAGTTCAAATTTATTCCGGGAAAGCAGCGTGACAAATACGTCAAAGTGTGGATGGCCATTCCCTTTACCTTCAGGCTCAAATGA
- a CDS encoding IS1182 family transposase → MSFITYNRSQMNLFGYSVEDFARDDPKSRFVVELVSRLDLSALYSRYSSQGGDSYAPDMMLALWFYAYSNGITSTRKLEELCKYDTRYIYITGNQHPDHSTLSRFRKAHLDLLDQYFVEILLIAQAEGISSFNQIAIDGTKIKAHSSKRHGYTEDQLDKRIEKLRAEIKQYMQRCNFVEQGATDELDLETLRAEKERLERLEKEILERKAQLKERKKQLKSEHRSRHQINVKEPDARMMPSVDGPGYNAQLGVDMSSHLIVAHEVVSQPNDQGQFIPIQEQVEKNLGSDDKRSYTADSGYHNSTDLKELEEKQIDAVIADPQLSNRSIKETPTSKEELQKEERKLKRSDFVYHEQGDYYECPTGKKLFPVERNSERIVYRSNDCQDCPLINLCISSKKKVKQIHRSVNESYCERMAKKLQTSAAQERLKKRSVTVEPVFGNLKHNLGYRGFSLSGLNNVRSEFTLMCIGHNINVLFKNMLGKRLAAFITASQEKDDLLILFSKNILAFLILYFAQRLRMRKNYQYRRI, encoded by the coding sequence ATGAGTTTTATTACTTATAATCGCTCACAAATGAATCTCTTTGGCTATAGTGTGGAAGATTTTGCCAGAGACGATCCAAAGAGTCGATTTGTAGTGGAGTTGGTTTCGCGCCTTGATTTAAGTGCACTTTATTCCCGTTATAGTTCGCAAGGCGGTGATTCTTATGCCCCAGACATGATGCTTGCCTTATGGTTTTATGCTTATAGTAACGGCATTACCAGCACCCGTAAGCTGGAGGAATTGTGTAAATATGATACGCGCTACATTTATATCACTGGGAATCAGCATCCGGATCATAGTACATTAAGTCGTTTTCGCAAGGCACATTTGGATTTATTAGACCAATATTTTGTAGAGATACTTTTAATTGCCCAGGCCGAAGGCATAAGTAGTTTCAACCAGATAGCCATAGATGGCACGAAAATCAAAGCGCACAGCAGTAAGCGTCATGGCTACACTGAGGATCAATTAGACAAACGTATAGAGAAGTTAAGAGCAGAGATCAAGCAATACATGCAGCGCTGTAATTTTGTAGAACAGGGGGCCACGGATGAATTAGATTTAGAAACTCTTCGAGCGGAGAAAGAACGGCTTGAGCGCTTAGAGAAAGAGATATTAGAACGTAAAGCCCAATTGAAAGAGCGTAAGAAACAGCTCAAATCAGAACACCGTTCAAGACATCAAATAAATGTAAAAGAGCCGGATGCCCGCATGATGCCTTCGGTGGATGGACCGGGCTATAACGCACAATTAGGCGTAGATATGTCCAGTCATTTAATAGTAGCTCATGAAGTCGTAAGCCAGCCCAACGACCAGGGTCAATTCATACCGATCCAAGAACAAGTAGAGAAGAATCTTGGTTCAGATGATAAGCGATCTTACACGGCCGATTCCGGTTATCACAATAGCACAGACCTAAAAGAATTGGAAGAAAAGCAGATTGATGCCGTAATAGCCGATCCCCAGTTATCCAATCGTTCGATAAAGGAGACACCAACCTCCAAGGAAGAATTGCAAAAAGAAGAAAGAAAACTAAAACGAAGTGATTTTGTGTATCATGAACAGGGAGATTACTATGAATGTCCGACGGGTAAGAAGCTTTTTCCAGTTGAGAGGAATAGCGAACGGATCGTATATCGTTCCAATGATTGTCAGGACTGTCCCTTAATTAATTTATGTATTTCCAGTAAAAAGAAAGTTAAGCAAATCCATCGTTCAGTTAATGAGAGTTATTGCGAACGTATGGCGAAAAAGTTACAAACTTCAGCGGCGCAGGAACGACTAAAGAAGCGTTCGGTGACAGTTGAACCTGTTTTTGGTAACTTGAAGCATAATTTAGGCTATCGTGGATTTTCCTTATCTGGTCTTAATAATGTTCGTAGTGAATTTACGTTAATGTGTATTGGGCATAATATTAATGTTCTATTTAAAAATATGTTAGGGAAACGTTTAGCAGCGTTTATAACAGCATCACAAGAAAAAGATGATCTATTAATTTTATTTTCAAAGAATATTTTGGCGTTTTTAATTCTATATTTTGCCCAACGCTTAAGAATGAGAAAAAATTATCAATATCGGAGAATATAA
- a CDS encoding IS1634 family transposase, producing MFVKVSRSKRNNKVHETLQIAESYRDSNGKVRHRILLHLGPTDKFIKKDVDTLINGLLRAKGLTLQDLDSNIDNVKAFGQIWALVHLWKELKMSQIIARQKEKSGIKFDLEAHLKSLIFNRLDDPSSKLKLLTWLETVYIPGINKDDIRYEYLLRAMDFLIAHKEKIETQLANRLLDLFNQDLKVCFYDLTSSYFEAENSLVEGDIRQFGYSRDHRGDREQIVIGVVMTGDGIPIAHYVFPGNKADRSTLQEMLNDIRRRFKVKDIQLVADKGLLSNDNLWHLIQQGYEFILGESVRQSKDAKSVIKEANAHKEATGETIYERLTEREIKSKDGKKEKIKLRYVASYNAATALKRYKNRINRINEFLELSEEIKKKGINTEDKYHQIKSVLSRKRLSRFFNVELTEDTIEIHKQDEVLSEEEKSDGWFIVISNAHDLSKSELIARYKDLKYVEHGFYELKHSLNLRPNFHWTEKRIRAHVMVCFLAFQMAVLFEKRLSGIKLSWQRAMESLRRVVVVEWENEGRRRKGLSRVHVEQLEIFQEIGSSKPTLLSL from the coding sequence ATGTTTGTTAAGGTAAGTCGATCCAAAAGAAATAACAAAGTCCATGAGACTTTACAAATCGCTGAGTCCTACAGAGACTCAAATGGAAAAGTACGCCATCGAATCTTGCTGCATTTAGGCCCTACCGACAAATTCATCAAAAAAGACGTAGACACGCTTATCAACGGACTTTTAAGGGCTAAGGGGTTAACTTTACAGGACTTAGATAGCAATATTGATAATGTCAAGGCCTTCGGTCAAATCTGGGCGCTTGTCCATTTATGGAAAGAGCTTAAAATGAGCCAGATTATTGCCAGGCAAAAGGAAAAAAGCGGAATAAAGTTTGATCTTGAAGCTCATTTAAAAAGTCTGATATTTAACCGCCTGGATGATCCTTCTTCCAAACTAAAACTACTCACCTGGTTAGAAACCGTTTATATTCCGGGTATCAACAAAGACGACATTCGTTATGAGTATCTTTTAAGAGCGATGGATTTTCTAATAGCTCATAAAGAAAAGATTGAAACCCAACTTGCTAATCGTTTACTAGATCTGTTTAATCAGGATCTAAAGGTTTGTTTTTATGATTTAACATCAAGCTACTTTGAAGCCGAAAACTCATTGGTAGAAGGCGATATTCGTCAGTTTGGTTATAGTCGTGACCACCGCGGAGATAGAGAACAGATCGTAATTGGCGTGGTGATGACCGGAGATGGTATTCCTATAGCCCATTACGTCTTCCCTGGCAATAAGGCTGATCGCTCTACCTTGCAAGAGATGCTCAATGATATTCGCAGGCGATTTAAGGTAAAAGATATCCAGCTGGTGGCAGACAAAGGTTTATTAAGCAATGACAATCTCTGGCATTTAATCCAACAAGGTTATGAGTTTATTCTTGGAGAGAGTGTTCGTCAGAGCAAGGATGCCAAATCGGTTATAAAAGAAGCCAATGCGCATAAAGAGGCGACTGGTGAGACGATCTATGAGCGCCTAACGGAGCGTGAAATCAAGTCAAAAGATGGTAAAAAGGAAAAGATAAAACTTCGTTATGTGGCCAGTTACAATGCCGCTACGGCATTAAAGCGCTATAAAAATCGCATCAATCGTATTAATGAATTTTTAGAGCTGTCAGAAGAGATTAAGAAAAAGGGAATAAACACAGAAGATAAATATCATCAAATAAAGAGTGTATTATCAAGAAAACGTTTAAGTCGTTTCTTTAATGTTGAATTAACAGAAGATACGATAGAGATTCATAAGCAAGATGAGGTATTATCAGAAGAAGAAAAGAGCGACGGTTGGTTTATAGTGATAAGCAATGCTCATGACCTGAGTAAATCAGAACTCATAGCGCGCTATAAAGATTTAAAATATGTGGAGCATGGTTTTTACGAATTAAAGCATAGTTTGAATTTACGTCCCAATTTTCATTGGACAGAGAAGCGTATCAGGGCTCATGTGATGGTATGTTTTCTTGCATTCCAGATGGCAGTATTGTTTGAGAAGCGTTTGAGTGGCATAAAATTAAGTTGGCAGCGTGCTATGGAGAGCCTGCGTCGAGTCGTGGTTGTAGAATGGGAAAATGAAGGGAGACGTCGAAAAGGTTTATCCAGAGTGCATGTCGAACAGTTGGAAATATTTCAGGAGATAGGCAGCAGCAAACCAACGCTTTTATCTTTGTAG